A portion of the Choristoneura fumiferana chromosome 6, NRCan_CFum_1, whole genome shotgun sequence genome contains these proteins:
- the LOC141428886 gene encoding uncharacterized protein isoform X3: MMEKLWVVLLVALTGVHLGHGLPLRSTPQSYPHNINGPVPEGWQDSKLYTAVPALALIVTAVGLLIGCTWCYRHKDCKQNEGADNQLFTASATHLHERRSHPPDSGFSEPANNNISEDNNNGPISLREMQNIANNNAAAYIVSENEERNRVSRESVVEFEPLPTGIRVADPLERCVDWFGDEDFPRNRLQYLREIGRGWFGRVVEGEIEDDGATTTVAVKILNQNASLEDKARFLDEALIYRDSSHENILAFVASCLQEDPWILIFELCPIDLQTYLTANRPSMAELNESGVPLRLMCDVASALSYLHSRGHAYGNVCARNVLVRGEGAAARGVLGSYGGEPRPQPAEGAPAPHEASSDVHSLGTLVWEICAWGATPPRAPPPDLNCPYREHLYQVMQLCWAANPSERPSAGQVQALLQHLYSTQARDDGYGSSDFEERWQRLKPNSIPKLDEHVAIVHAPSTSMTSHFTGSEEFDHPTVQDSLSIDMDTAVSRSSSIMSDKDPLSVQVKSESLTNLHGSLDDVRNIYLTHNETAVLDCHQANIALDDRDKENDRSDASVDPWLKDIIAGSQDDVSYYRDVSDVIKNLDNILNSEKTSSSESSHQASPSRDTLSLDCKKDYLMQSSMVKSPGITNFQNILDVGFGDKSPENKRDEDDDRDTIGTLSHSFERHSDTVSQQTLENLTPDTPVKDMDLPSEEITDTDLRDKLLNVENTANVKIDVDLPKENKIVSSDSVLPNIADLCIATVSSVNEAEDEVNMCEDCQSPGDNNLTDIVSDKKTVEAKSISEVIKDPIKSESVEEVIARNIQSLEQSSPVNVQSKEVLPIVPEIVESDKIEVLLPSNTLDDKDATNSIPEPTSPNSQNEINNDLITPAESTTDSKITAVQPVPHVADTTAPKVELINNESEVSIEPTHSVVATEKGLLPLPLDDKGAESPPDKVQSVNLHEFEESEISVPSSQLKLKDSQCKSKEHGTLLETQDESNLPKSHFGRTMPIIDEVLKEAETAALSSIETALKQKQTLSSLNTNSNTNKLSSNTFLENEIKALENDSIRYVSITSVVLPDIFKETIATETKELFPKEISSDTPKETPIVDNCDKIAKGILIEALHDVPKAMDAVKTPEILIESDVDVLVKNEIMFTNLQNIPTQVLPEFVQDTENFTEEAIIPKQRENEICAHEIASTQSQHPQKSIDLESTASADSSQSTFLIKDTLSEECNTIFSEEPKETLHEVLVQNNKDSEIAAKPVDMLTENVIESSKKTLCEDALKLQEHTEQQQNLLDENDVLMSNVEKVVTIKDIIHQNVHSGSDKKDKNVAELSNNSTVYMDFTDDIKSEILESHPIDDNVKDVINACFEDSATEAICSLVKNESTVYLDLPNVTRETDNFLHSERQLSSQVNNEKPVSSSTPKNSAEDTRKSDQDMSDLLSETKVPDYGPGVTLTRLEQQCVPDSMSPFESPTKSHPTDTYDENSSVVLGPFENCTMELFKGVKSATDMVDIPKEELLAFSSNFSEINLETPSPLRDGNFLNEVPDISHDDVQFDDITSEPKDETDNKTDVSDATDQSVTEKRVSPSTPPNSPGYFLASTSQQKYLVDIDLNQPSEPVPFESDSGLSSLHKEIELNQIELQITSKLAMAENENNLNIEYSGPLTVEGLVQDDLQQEEESVPETFLAGNGGCIENIQERFTLDDDCVNALRNELELKLPLAQVAAIEPQLESESEEGSWSELPPPPELIVSYPGALSPIAEETGPQLSAYENDAQWNASARTDSSESYPEPCNNSTDEVTELPTGQHSGRDTYTLQHDTYTVQRDTSREITMSADSLNGSPRKFGVIDDRTFTKDTDADACERLSQVSPFVLSPTTDTSAPENSDVTGVSTLSKTTVPTDAKISKPSETQCLSKATSIDSWCSNDTLYNVEEAFDDLASDPDLPQDFDVDKELDNSESSHTLTINDDKELSHVSTYIVHDSHSDEDRFSPDSITANDNDNHTYTKVKNEIETSPSVLTKSEVNDSKTQTKDLAYGTLMSGAPSYSNCTTEVLSMDNTWMFPQPELVRRSPIDATVNVSVPTDAGNREIQPNHSPQLKDEPRIKKMDSVEISCLEDHLLESSPENNGSVQTGIYDSPNYHYDMAAGVTSTPLAEPTPDENVQPLPMALPEEKRTPENLPSSIPNFQSFLYSAELRPQERSYGPTEGSQSVLLEGDRTQTSTSPSYWEFEIAANLKPQDTSRLQSSQNGSEEFRRFENSVRERPQDLSTTPSALLLLSEGHSADNERAAPPETRDEPTPLIISPPSNTNLRESHVANVNTIIITDLEEDETEQPHSIIIAEVSKESPNRTYDSHTVGELNHTYDSHTSRRQNNNEIKENISDNSKELTFNGIDEQSHDAPIFDFKSPEVKTAEEPKQKEQTTVKNSDTLRDVPNGSVPNLFHVNSAFDIKCNGNSEKFATVNFISDAFEELLESNVDDGDCKDKTNEDILELSKEDNVLPSNETVETPAVDLEVSRKDVNGVEDELVAVTEDFLQKEKNFCQLDAYLPLLSDIRFTGPASEIMTTSFTQDSPTDPEPEREDKPSTDMKEWDSDSDSHSSNSSSGEFIWKRGSSDGSRGSARGRGRGRGRGRGRRRRRRGARLGLRLGL, from the exons atgatGGAAAAGTTATGGGTGGTGTTGTTAGTGGCCTTGACCGGCGTACACTTGGGCCATGGATTACCATTGAGATCGACGCCGCAAAGCTACCCGCACA ACATAAATGGCCCCGTACCAGAGGGATGGCAGGACAGCAAACTGTACACGGCCGTGCCAGCGCTGGCGCTCATCGTCACGGCCGTGGGACTCCTCATTGGTTGTACGTGGTGCTACAGGCATAAGGACTGCAAG CAAAACGAAGGAGCGGATAATCAG CTGTTCACGGCCAGCGCGACGCACTTGCACGAGCGCCGCTCGCACCCGCCCGACTCTGGCTTCTCCGAACCCGCGAACAACAACATTAGCGAAGACAACAACAATGGCCCGATATCCCTGCGGGAGATGCAGAACATCGCCAACAATAATGCGGCCGCGTACATCGTCAGCGAGAACGAAGAGCGGAACAGGGTCAGTCGCGAGTCCGTGGTGGAGTTCGAGCCGCTACCCACCGGCATCAGGGTCGCTGATCCCTTGGAGCGCTGCGTCGATTGGTTCG GAGACGAAGATTTTCCAAGAAACCGATTGCAATATCTGCGGGAAATCGGGCGAGGGTGGTTCGGCAGG GTAGTAGAAGGCGAGATCGAAGACGACGGCGCGACAACTACGGTCGCCGTCAAGATCCTCAACCAGAACGCGAGTCTCGAAGACAAGGCGCGGTTTCTGGATGAGGCGCTTATCTACCGCGACTCTAGTCACGAGAATATACTAGCCTTCGTAGCCAGCTGCCTCCAGGAGGACCCGTGGATATTGATCTTCGAGCTTTGCCCTATA GATTTACAGACGTACCTGACAGCGAACCGGCCCAGCATGGCGGAGCTCAACGAAAGCGGCGTGCCGCTGCGGCTCATGTGCGACGTTGCCTCCGCTCTGTCCTACCTGCACTCGCGGGGACACGCATATGG TAACGTGTGCGCTCGTAACGTGTTGGTGCGCGGCGagggggcggcggcgcgcggcgtgctCGGCAGCTACGGCGGGGAGCCGCGCCCGCAGCCCGCCGAGGgggcgcccgcgccgcacgAG GCGAGCAGTGACGTGCACTCTCTAGGCACGCTCGTCTGGGAGATATGCGCGTGGGGCGCgacgccgccgcgcgcgccgccgcccgatCTCAACTGTCCTTACAGAGAGCATCT ATATCAAGTAATGCAGCTGTGCTGGGCCGCGAACCCCTCGGAGCGGCCGTCTGCCGGCCAGGTGCAGGCGCTGCTCCAGCACCTGTACAGCACGCAGGCGCGCGACGACGGCTACGGCAGCAGCGACTTCGAGGAACGCTGGCAGCGCCTCAAGCCCAACTCCATCCCCAAGCTCGATGAACACGTCGCCATCGTGCACGCGCCTTCCACCTCCATGACCTCGCACTTCACCGGCTCCGAGGAATTCGACCATCCCACCGTCCAAGACTCGCTAAGCATCGACATGGACACGGCGGTCTCCCGATCGAGCAGCATCATGTCCGACAAAGACCCCCTCTCCGTACAGGTCAAATCGGAGAGTTTGACCAACCTCCACGGGTCGCTGGACGACGTGCGCAATATTTATCTCACGCATAACGAGACGGCCGTGTTGGACTGCCATCAGGCCAATATCGCCCTCGATGATAGAGATAAGGAGAACGACCGCTCCGACGCCTCAGTCGACCCCTGGCTCAAGGACATCATCGCCGGCAGCCAGGACGACGTCAGCTACTATCGAGACGTTAGTGATGTAATAAAGAACCTCGATAACATACTGAATTCGGAGAAAACCTCCAGTTCGGAATCTAGCCATCAAGCCAGCCCGTCGAGGGACACCTTGAGCTTAGACTGCAAAAAAGATTATCTGATGCAATCGAGTATGGTGAAATCCCCAGGTATAACCAACTTCCAGAATATTCTGGACGTTGGTTTCGGGGATAAGTCGCCTGAAAACAAGCGGGATGAAGACGATGACAGAGATACCATAGGTACGCTCAGTCACTCGTTTGAACGACACAGCGACACCGTCAGTCAACAGACGCTAGAGAATTTAACCCCAGATACTCCTGTTAAAGATATGGATTTACCGAGCGAAGAGATCACTGATACTGATCTTAGAGATAAATTGCTAAACGTCGAAAATACTGCAAACGTAAAGATCGATGTTGATTtgccaaaagaaaataaaatagttagtAGTGATAGTGTATTACCCAATATAGCGGATTTATGTATAGCGACAGTGTCTAGTGTAAATGAAGCTGAGGATGAAGTGAACATGTGTGAAGACTGTCAATCACCAGGtgataataatttaactgaTATAGTGAGTGATAAGAAAACAGTAGAAGCTAAGTCAATAAGTGAAGTAATTAAAGATCCAATTAAGTCTGAAAGTGTTGAAGAGGTTATTGCTAGAAATATTCAAAGTCTAGAACAAAGCTCACCAGTGAACGTACAAAGTAAGGAGGTCTTGCCCATAGTCCCTGAGATAGTCGAAAGTGATAAAATTGAGGTTCTGTTACCAAGCAACACACTAGACGATAAAGATGCGACAAATTCAATACCCGAACCAACTAGCCCTAATagtcaaaatgaaataaacaatgATCTCATTACACCTGCAGAAAGTACAACTGATAGCAAAATTACAGCAGTACAACCAGTTCCTCATGTGGCTGATACTACAGCCCCTAAAGTCGAACTAATAAACAATGAAAGTGAAGTATCCATTGAGCCTACTCATAGCGTAGTAGCCACCGAGAAAGGCTTATTGCCTTTGCCACTTGATGATAAAGGAGCAGAATCTCCACCTGATAAAGTACAAAGTGTGAATTTGCATGAATTTGAAGAAAGCGAAATTTCTGTGCCAAGTTCACAACTAAAATTGAAAGACTCTCAATGTAAATCAAAAGAACATGGAACATTATTAGAGACACAAGATGAGTCTAATTTACCTAAATCCCATTTTGGCCGAACTATGCCAATAATAGATGAAGTTCTAAAGGAAGCTGAAACAGCTGCATTAAGTAGTATTGAAACTGCTTTGAAACAAAAGCAAACACTTTCGTCTCTAAATACAAATTCCAATACGAATAAATTATCAAGCAATACATTtctagaaaatgaaataaaggCACTGGAAAACGATTCCATACGTTATGTTTCTATTACTTCAGTAGTCTTACCCGATATTTTTAAGGAAACAATAGCAACTGAAACTAAAGAATTGTTTCCTAAAGAAATTTCAAGCGATACGCCAAAGGAAACTCCAATAGTAGATAATTGTGATAAAATCGCAAAAGGGATTTTGATAGAAGCGCTACATGATGTGCCTAAGGCTATGGATGCTGTGAAAACACCAGAAATCCTAATAGAGAGTGATGTtgatgttttagtaaaaaatgaaatcatgtttactaatttacaaaatatccCAACTCAAGTGCTTCCTGAATTTGTTCAGGATACTGAAAATTTTACTGAAGAAGCTATCATTCCTAAACAAAGAGAAAATGAGATTTGTGCCCATGAAATAGCTTCAACGCAATCACAGCACCCTCAAAAGTCAATTGACCTTGAATCAACGGCGAGTGCAGATTCTTCACAGAGTACTTTTTTGATCAAAGATACACTGAGTGAAGAATGCAATACTATTTTCAGCGAAGAACCTAAAGAAACATTACACGAAGTGttggtacaaaataacaaagacTCCGAAATTGCAGCTAAACCTGTTGATATGTTGACTGAAAACGTCATTGAATCATCGAAAAAAACATTATGTGAAGATGCCCTAAAACTACAAGAGCACACAGAACAGCAACAAAATTTGCTTGATGAAAATGATGTGTTAATGTCGAATGTTGAAAAAGTTGTTACTATCAAAGATATAATTCATCAAAATGTTCATTCTGGATCtgataaaaaagacaaaaatgtaGCAGAATTATCGAATAACAGCACTGTTTACATGGACTTCACAGATGACATCAAAAGTGAAATTTTAGAAAGCCACCCTATAGATGACAACGTAAAAGATGTCATAAATGCCTGCTTCGAAGATTCAGCAACTGAAGCCATCTGTTCACTAGTCAAAAACGAATCTACCGTGTACTTAGATCTGCCCAATGTGACACGAGAAACCGATAACTTTTTGCACTCTGAAAGACAACTGAGTAGTCAGGTAAACAATGAAAAACCTGTATCTTCAAGCACTCCTAAAAACTCAGCAGAGGACACTCGGAAATCAGATCAAGATATGTCTGATTTGTTATCAGAGACCAAAGTCCCAGACTACGGTCCAGGAGTTACTTTAACCAGGTTGGAACAACAGTGTGTACCGGATTCCATGAGCCCATTTGAGTCCCCAACCAAAAGTCATCCTACTGATACGTATGATGAAAACAGTTCAGTAGTTTTAGGACCATTTGAAAACTGCACCATGGAATTATTCAAAGGCGTGAAATCTGCTACGGATATGGTCGACATACCCAAAGAGGAACTTTTGGCTTTTTCGTCGAATTTTAGCGAAATAAATCTCGAAACGCCTTCTCCTTTGCGCGACGGCAACTTTCTGAACGAAGTGCCAGACATTTCACATGATGATGTGCAATTTGATGATATTACTAGTGAGCCGAAGGACGAAACCGATAATAAGACCGACGTCAGCGACGCCACCGATCAGTCCGTCACCGAGAAACGAGTGTCACCATCTACGCCGCCCAACTCGCCAGGGTACTTTCTAGCTTCTACCTCACAGCAAAAGTACTTGGTCGATATTGATTTAAATCAACCGTCTGAACCAGTACCTTTTGAATCAGACTCTGGTTTAAGCTCTTTACATAAAGAGATTGAACTGAATCAAATTGAGCTCCAAATTACATCTAAACTAGCAATGGCTGAGAACGAAAACAATTTGAACATTGAATATTCTGGACCATTGACTGTCGAAGGTTTGGTCCAGGATGATTTGCAGCAGGAGGAGGAGTCAGTCCCGGAGACATTTCTAGCGGGCAACGGAGGCTGCATTGAGAACATACAGGAGAGATTCACGCTGGATGACGACTGCGTTAATGCGCTGCGGAACGAGTTGGAACTCAAACTGCCTTTGGCTCAA GTAGCAGCGATCGAGCCGCAGCTCGAGAGCGAGAGCGAGGAGGGCTCGTGGTCGgagctgccgccgccgccggagCTCATCGTGAGCTATCCCGGCGCGCTCAGTCCCATTGCGGAGGAGACCGGCCCGCAGCTGTCGGCGTATGAGAACGACGCGCAAT GGAACGCGTCAGCCCGGACGGATTCGTCAGAAAGCTACCCAGAGCCGTGCAACAACTCGACGGACGAAGTGACGGAGCTGCCGACCGGCCAGCACAGCGGCCGCGACACCTACACTCTCCAGCACGACACGTACACCGTGCAGCGCGACACTAGCAGAGA GATCACAATGAGCGCTGACAGCTTAAACGGCAGCCCGCGCAAGTTCGGCGTCATCGACGACCGCACCTTCACTAAGGACACGGACGCGGACGCCTGCGAGCGCCTCTCCCAGGTGTCGCCCTTCGTACTCAGCCCCACCACAGACACCTCAGCACCTGAAAACTCTGACGTCACCGGCGTTTCCACTCTATCAAAAACCACCGTACCCACCGACGCCAAAATCTCCAAGCCTTCCGAAACCCAGTGTCTCTCCAAAGCGACCAGTATCGACTCCTGGTGCTCCAACGATACTCTCTACAACGTCGAAGAAGCTTTCGACGACCTCGCCTCCGACCCAGACTTACCCCAGGATTTTGATGTAGACAAAGAACTCGACAACAGCGAAAGCAGTCACACTTTAACCATCAACGACGACAAGGAACTAAGTCACGTTTCAACGTACATCGTTCACGATAGCCATTCCGACGAGGATAGATTCTCTCCCGATTCTATCACGGCGAACGATAACGACAACCACACGTATACGAAAGTAAAAAACGAAATCGAGACTTCGCCGTCCGTTTTGACAAAGTCCGAAGTCAACGATTCGAAGACGCAAACGAAGGATCTCGCGTACGGGACGCTGATGTCGGGAGCGCCGTCGTACTCTAACTGTACTACGGAAGTTTTGTCCATGGACAATACCTGGATGTTCCCGCAGCCCGAGCTCGTGAGGAGGTCGCCCATAGACGCGACAGTGAATGTATCCGTACCCACTGACGCCGGGAACCGCGAGATCCAGCCCAATCACAGCCCACAGTTGAAAGACGAGCCGCGTATCAAGAAAATGGACAGCGTAGAAATATCCTGTCTCGAGGATCATTTACTTGAATCGAGCCCAGAGAACAACGGCTCCGTACAAACTGGTATCTACGACAGTCCCAACTACCACTACGACATGGCCGCCGGCGTCACCAGTACCCCTCTCGCCGAACCAACGCCCGACGAAAACGTACAGCCGCTACCCATGGCGCTACCCGAAGAAAAACGAACGCCAGAAAATCTACCGAGTAGCATACCAAACTTCCAGTCATTTCTTTACTCCGCCGAGTTAAGGCCTCAGGAGCGATCCTATGGCCCGACCGAAGGCAGCCAGTCGGTCCTGTTAGAAGGGGACAGAACGCAGACCAGCACGAGCCCATCCTACTGGGAATTCGAGATCGCTGCCAACCTCAAGCCGCAGGACACGTCACGATTACAATCTAGTCAAAACGGTTCAGAAGAGTTTCGCCGGTTCGAGAACTCTGTGCGAGAACGGCCGCAGGACTTGTCCACCACTCCCAGCGCCCTGCTGCTCCTCTCCGAGGGACACTCCGCTGACAACGAGCGAGCCGCCCCTCCCGAAACCCGCGACGAACCGACACCTCTTATTATAAGTCCGCCTAGTAATACGAATTTAAGAGAATCTCACGTAGCTAACGTTAATACGATTATAATTACTGACTTGGAAGAGGATGAGACCGAGCAGCCTCATTCGATCATCATCGCCGAAGTCTCTAAAGAGAGCCCCAATAGAACGTATGATTCCCACACGGTCGGCGAGCTCAATCACACGTACGACTCCCATACGAGCAGGAGGCAGAACAATAACGAAATCAAAGAGAATATCAGTGATAATTCTAAAGAACTAACTTTCAATGGGATCGATGAACAAAGCCATGATGCTCCTATCTTCGATTTCAAATCGCCTGAAGTGAAAACTGCAGAGGAACCGAAACAGAAAGAGCAAACAACAGTTAAAAATTCGGACACGCTCAGAGACGTCCCAAACGGGTCTGTCCCAAATTTATTTCACGTAAATAGTGCTTTTGACATTAAATGCAATGGCAACAGCGAAAAGTTTGCTACGGTCAACTTTATCAGTGATGCGTTTGAAGAACTCCTGGAAAGCAACGTCGACGATGGCGATTGTAAAGATAAAACAAATGAAGATATTCTTGAACTATCTAAGGAGGACAACGTTCTTCCTTCCAACGAAACTGTCGAAACTCCAGCTGTGGATCTAGAAGTCAGTCGCAAAGATGTTAATGGCGTTGAAGATGAGTTAGTTGCTGTTACAGAggattttttacagaaagagAAGAACTTCTGTCAGCTCGACGCGTACCTGCCTCTGTTGAGTGATATCAGATTTACCG